TTATGGTTCACTCATTGAACAGATCACAAGGCAGGCACACCTTGCATTCTCTCCTCTGTagacctatcctagcactaatcatttttctaagcttgtgctaagcctttgattaatcacttatgcattttggtggcttggatgaCTCCAACAACTTTAAATGGGCAAGTGGCTTGTCCAAAACTTACTTAGTCCCTTGCTCTAGTATCTCACTTGATTTCTTCACATATTCTTGCCACTTTGACTTTAGTTTTgctttgacatcaacaatgaaatcccatttgaaatcctcttcaaatgcttgttcttgattgataaaaaaatatccCATTAATTTGCAAGCTTCCAATAACAAGACCAATATGTAACACATAAGTTCATATCTTTTTATCATATAcacatgaagtcttgcaatatccatttgtgaatatcACTATTCCTTTCTTAATAATCTCTTTACTTGTCAATCAAGCTATTATATGATTTGGAGACTTATAGATCAACCATCAAGCATATCTCCAAGTTTTGCTTCACccttgcttgtcattgatcataCAATTTCATCACGTGATCACACACTTGCTTGCTTTTCTTTATTGTGGGCCATATAATACACATTTAACTTATGAAACAATATCATATCGCAACCTTAAGAAAACAAGTTAGTTCTTTAATCGTTTtatcattcaattcaccaaaacccacttaggggcttAAATGCACTTTCAGTGATGCATCCATGGAACCTATGAAACCCTACAAGTGCTCATTCTTGGTACAAATGTTAGTCCCAATAATAATATTGTaattcaatcaccaaaatcacaatcaTAGCCTAGAGGACCATTTTTCTTACACTAATGTATTATGTGGAGTGGCAAGTTAGCCATGTTAATAAGGTGGTTCAAGTGCTTGGATTTGTAGGCTTATCCATCTTTTTTTGGCAATGAAAAAGCAATGAAAAAAAGATTTTCTGAAAAAACAATGTCAAAAAGAATCTCAATATATGGTCAATGCTACACGgattatttacaacagtaaccTCTATACATATTTACAGCCATGGCGTTATATCATAATATATGTACCAGCCACGATGAACTAAGTATGTGTACATCGTCAAAACGACGAAGAAATGAATGAGTAGGAACAAAAAGAACGCAGGTGCAGATGCCATCCCGAGCAAAGCAAACCTATGTCCACCGCGTGCCCTGGTGCAGACGTGTGCTCTGCTCGCGCGCAACAAACGGCCTAGAGCGCGCGGCGGCACAGCGGGCAGGACGCGTGCCGGAGCAGCCAGGCGTCGATGCACGGCAGGTGGAACGTGTGCCCGCACTCCGGCAAGCTCCGCGCCGTCTCGCCGGCCTCGAAGTCCTGGAGGCAGACGGAGCAGCCGACCCGGTCGCCGGTGTCGGCGTCCAGGGCGGTGTGCTCGGTGAAGGTCGTGACGGGGAGCGCCTCGATGGCGTCGGCCGGCATgcccttggcgccggcggcgcccgtcTCGAACACGTCCGCCAATGTTGGCGCAATCTCCCTGAACGGTGAGTCCACGGCGTTCATCTGCGCGCGCGGTCAGAACACAAGAATCGCGTTAAGTTCAATTTGGCTGAAGACTTGAGAGCTTGATCGATCGAACAGATGATCAGCGCATCGCGTACCTGGCTGTCGACGGCGCTCTGCACGGCGGGGTCAACCTTCTCACGGACGAGGCGCCCGGTCAGGAGGCTCCAGATCACGTCAAGCTGATGATGAAGAAATCGATCAGCACAAatttcttcaattattttctgAGTCGATTGTATTGGATTCAATGATAAATGGGAAGGTGAGTGCAATAATTAATTACCACGTAGAGGACGCTCCAGATCCCCGAGTCGTGGGAACGCCAGATGGCGACGGAGGAGTCGACGACCTCCATGGACACGACGGCGCCGGAGATGGCCCCGATGCCGGCGCCGCGCACCAGGCCGCTCTCCGTGGCGAGCCCGATCAGCGCGCCGGTGACGGCGCCGAGGACCATGCCCACCGCCGCGAAGACGAAGGTGAGGACGCCCCGGAGCACCGCCCGGGCGACGCGCGCCGGCAGGCGGTAGACGCTCCTGCCTCTGCCTCCCACgcggctcgccgccgctgccggcgcgcTCTGGCGCGTGGACGGCGTGCTGGGAGAGAAGGACGTGCTGGCGGAGGAGACCGCGGCTGCCTCCATGGCTGCTGACTCTCGGCTGCTCGGGCAACGGACGACGCTGCGTGCGCGGCGAGCAGGAGATGGAGACACGcgagaggagaagaaggggaggaagaacCTGGCGGTCGTCGAGCTCAATAGCTTGGGGGTACAGAGATGACTCCGATGGAGGGCTTTGTGGACTTGCTTGTAGCGCGTCTTGGAGATTTATAAGTTGTTCATCAGGTGGAGTGGCGACTACACATGATCACGGAGCGCGTTGTTCTGGTAcgcgtcgtcgtccccggcTGCACCCGGTTCGGCAGGTCAGCCGTGCACCGGTGGCTGCTGCTTCGCCGTTGGGTCCGACGTGGAGACGCGGCTGCCGGTGGAACGCGTCCATCAGGgaggcgggaggggaggagggcacGGCAGCATCCAGGCAATGAGGCAACAGCAGCAGCGTACCCGCGCAGCGTTGTGCCGGGCGCATAAATGCTAACCATCCCGGCACGCGGCGGATGGCGACGGCGGGTGGTTGCGGTTGGCCTCtcttggcttggcttggctttCCTTGCTCCGCCCGCTCTCTTAACGGCTAAGCTTCCCTCTTCCCGCACACCACCACCAACCACGGCGATCCCCAGCTGCCCCTGCCCTGCCCTCTCGCATCTCGCCTGCCGGTCGCGGCGAGCGATGCGTGCACGAGTGACGGGTGCAGGCCGCCGGACGGCGTGGTCGCACGTACGTGTAGGGGGAGGAACGGTGGGCACCAGGGGCCACGCCCGGTTAGCTTTCTTCGTGGACGGCTGACCGCAGGCGAGGTGACCACGGCGGACAAGCGTTTCGACACGAACAAGTTTCCACGGGGCATTTAAAAGCTTTGCCTGCAACGTCTGACTCGCTCCCCTCTACTTGTGAAAATGACCGAGAGGACGAACGACCACTTCTGTTCATGTGTCTCGTGTCATTCCAGTACCAGCACCTCTCCATCCTTTTTTCTGTTTCGTCTCTGTCGAGCAAAGTGACTCCAGGATACTGACGGGCTGCATGGTGGGAAAGCATGACTTGCAAGGCTGAAAATGGGCCAGAATTCTTTTGGGCCTTCTATCCGAGCCTCCGTGCTAACTCAGCGTTAACTTGGATAattgtgctaaactttagcagtgtcacatcagatgttcggatgctaattaggaggattaaacatgagctaattataaaactaattgcagaatcctgtgctaattcgcgagacgaatctattaaacctaattaatccatcattagcaaatggttactgtagcactacattatcaaatcatggactaattaggcttaatagattcgtctcacaaattagacttcatctatgcaattagttttttaattaacctatatttaatacttctaattagcatccaaacatccgatgtgacaggtgctaaactttagcacgaggtatccaaacgggaccttcaTCTTCCATAGTTCCATTCCCGCCTCTTTCGATTTGATGGTCCTTCATCCTAAGTCATCCAAGTTTGACATTCCATGCCAGTCTCTGCACAACCAAACAACGCATCAATGGTAGGAATCGTGTAAAAAGAACCTTAAAGGCAAACGTTTTCGATGAAATTATAAAAACAAATTGAAGCTAAATTTGAATCCACAGTGGGACTTCAAGGTTGTTCAATTTAGCTGACACACGCCAACAAAGTGCGAGCCGGTGCCTATTCCTGGCCAGGGCATCTTCTTCCCGGCCACGGGCACGAGAGTCATGGGCGTTCCTCCAATATGCCCAGAGCTGCATGCTAGCCGCACTACGCCCGGAGTTGAATCCGCTCAGACAACTGCCTCTGCGTGAGGAGACGAACCTTGCCGATCGCCGCACGTATCGGCGGCGAAGttccctcggcggcggcggcggcggccgactgCCGGGCCTTCACGATGGCGAGATCCTTCAACATCTGCCCGCAGATCGACCCAATCGTGATCACGCGCGTCCCCGGCGTCGCCCTGGACACGCTGTTCCTCGTCGTCATCCAGGCGCTCGC
The genomic region above belongs to Setaria italica strain Yugu1 chromosome VI, Setaria_italica_v2.0, whole genome shotgun sequence and contains:
- the LOC101756956 gene encoding NEP1-interacting protein-like 1 translates to MEAAAVSSASTSFSPSTPSTRQSAPAAAASRVGGRGRSVYRLPARVARAVLRGVLTFVFAAVGMVLGAVTGALIGLATESGLVRGAGIGAISGAVVSMEVVDSSVAIWRSHDSGIWSVLYVLDVIWSLLTGRLVREKVDPAVQSAVDSQMNAVDSPFREIAPTLADVFETGAAGAKGMPADAIEALPVTTFTEHTALDADTGDRVGCSVCLQDFEAGETARSLPECGHTFHLPCIDAWLLRHASCPLCRRAL